Proteins encoded within one genomic window of Streptomyces kaniharaensis:
- the folE gene encoding GTP cyclohydrolase I FolE, whose translation MIDPVTLDGPPAVGTFDQKRAENAIRELLLAVGEDPDREGLLETPARVARAYKEIFAGLWQEPEDVLTTTFDLGHDEMVLVKDIELTSVCEHHLVPFRGVAHVGYIPSTSGKITGLSKLARLVDVYARRPQVQERLTSQVADALMRILEPRGAIVVVECEHMCMSMRGIRKPGAKTITSCVRGQLRDPATRAEAMSLIIGR comes from the coding sequence ATGATCGACCCGGTGACGCTCGACGGCCCGCCCGCCGTCGGGACCTTCGACCAGAAGCGGGCCGAGAACGCCATCCGCGAGCTGCTGCTCGCCGTCGGGGAGGACCCCGACCGCGAGGGCCTGCTGGAGACCCCGGCCCGGGTCGCGCGTGCGTACAAGGAGATATTCGCGGGCCTCTGGCAGGAGCCGGAGGACGTCCTGACGACCACCTTCGACCTCGGGCACGACGAGATGGTGCTCGTGAAGGACATCGAGCTGACGTCCGTCTGCGAGCACCACCTGGTGCCGTTCCGTGGGGTGGCGCACGTCGGGTACATCCCGTCCACCAGCGGCAAGATCACCGGCCTGTCCAAGCTGGCCCGGCTGGTCGACGTCTACGCCCGCCGCCCGCAGGTGCAGGAGCGGCTGACCAGCCAGGTCGCCGACGCACTGATGCGGATCCTGGAGCCGCGCGGCGCGATCGTCGTGGTCGAGTGCGAGCACATGTGCATGTCGATGCGCGGGATCCGCAAGCCGGGTGCCAAGACCATCACGTCCTGCGTCCGCGGGCAGCTGCGCGACCCGGCCACCCGGGCCGAGGCGATGAGCCTCATCATCGGCCGTTAG
- the tilS gene encoding tRNA lysidine(34) synthetase TilS, whose translation MGPHPAVAAIRLAVRRTLTDLAAEAGSTFTAPAREPRERPAGAPLVGAAVGTTLIGNAARHPSGLPRTPAAPGSPLVLVAVSGGADSMALAIAAAFEAPKIGLRVGAVTVDHGLQPGSADRAAQVAERLRSLGLDPVEAIPVRVGRSGGPEAAARDARYAALDDAAERHGAIAVLLGHTRDDQAETVLLGLARGSGARSLAGMPAQKGRYRRPLLELDRAATRQACSAQAIPVWDDPHNCDPAYTRSRVRHEVLPVLEKHLGGGVVEALARTARLFRDDADALDQWASLAERDLRTGEDALDAVKLAELPPAVRRRVLRRAALRAGCPGGDLFARHLEAIDLLVTGWRGQGPLHLPGGVEATRRCGTLVFRRQGD comes from the coding sequence GTGGGCCCACACCCCGCCGTCGCCGCGATACGCCTGGCCGTACGCCGCACGCTCACCGACCTCGCCGCCGAGGCCGGTTCCACCTTCACCGCGCCCGCGCGCGAGCCCCGCGAGCGCCCGGCCGGGGCGCCGCTGGTCGGTGCCGCCGTCGGCACCACCCTGATCGGCAACGCCGCGCGCCACCCGTCCGGGCTGCCCCGCACCCCGGCCGCGCCCGGCTCCCCGCTGGTCCTGGTCGCCGTGAGCGGCGGCGCGGACTCCATGGCGCTGGCCATCGCCGCCGCCTTCGAGGCGCCCAAGATCGGCCTGCGGGTCGGCGCCGTCACCGTCGACCACGGCCTCCAGCCCGGCTCCGCCGACCGCGCCGCCCAGGTGGCCGAGCGGCTGCGCTCGCTGGGCCTGGACCCGGTCGAGGCGATCCCGGTCCGGGTCGGCCGGTCCGGTGGTCCGGAGGCCGCCGCCCGGGACGCCCGGTACGCGGCGCTGGACGACGCCGCCGAGCGCCACGGCGCGATCGCGGTGCTGCTCGGCCACACCCGGGACGACCAGGCCGAGACGGTGCTGCTGGGCCTGGCCCGCGGCTCGGGCGCCCGCTCGCTGGCCGGCATGCCCGCGCAGAAGGGCCGCTACCGCCGCCCGCTGCTGGAGCTGGACCGGGCGGCCACCCGGCAGGCCTGCTCCGCCCAGGCGATCCCGGTCTGGGACGACCCGCACAACTGTGACCCCGCCTACACCCGCTCCCGGGTGCGCCACGAGGTGCTGCCCGTGCTGGAGAAGCACCTGGGCGGCGGCGTGGTCGAGGCGCTGGCCCGCACCGCCCGGCTGTTCCGCGACGACGCCGACGCCCTCGACCAGTGGGCCTCCCTGGCCGAGCGCGACCTCCGGACGGGCGAGGACGCCCTGGACGCCGTGAAACTGGCCGAACTGCCGCCCGCGGTCCGCCGCCGGGTGCTGCGCCGGGCCGCGCTGCGGGCGGGCTGTCCGGGCGGGGACCTGTTCGCGCGGCACCTGGAAGCCATCGACCTGCTGGTCACCGGATGGCGTGGCCAGGGGCCGCTGCACCTACCCGGGGGAGTCGAGGCCACCCGCAGGTGTGGCACGCTGGTCTTTCGGCGGCAGGGCGACTGA
- the ftsH gene encoding ATP-dependent zinc metalloprotease FtsH — translation MDVKRYFRAPIMWIVLAVLAVIVLMQVVSDSNGYKTVDTGQVVAAIDAKQVKSAQITTGDSNTIKIQLKDGTTLSSAGTGKAPSGSKFQASYIGDQGVAIADKLQAQINDKDPNTLSEGYTISPEKQSTFVSLLLSMLPIVIIVLVFLFLMNQMQGGGSRVMQFGKSKAKLLTKDTPKTTFADVAGADEAVEELHEIKEFLQEPAKFQAVGAKIPKGVLLYGPPGTGKTLLARAVAGEAGVPFYSISGSDFVEMFVGVGASRVRDLFEQAKANAPAIVFVDEIDAVGRHRGAGLGGGHDEREQTLNQLLVEMDGFDVKGGVILIAATNRPDILDPALLRPGRFDRQIAVERPDLQGRLDILKVHQKGKPIAPDVDLSAVAKRTPGFTGADLSNVLNEAALLTARSDKKLIDNFILDEAIDRVVAGPQKRTRIMSDKEKKITAYHEGGHALVAAACQYSDPVHKITILSRGRALGYTMVLPDEDKYSTTRNEMLDQLAYMLGGRAAEELVFHDPTTGASNDIEKATATARAMVTQYGMTERLGAIKFGTDNSEPFLGREMGHQRDYSEEVAGLVDEEVKKLIENAHNEAWEILVENRDVLDNLVLELLEKETLNKEQIAEIFAPIVKRPARPAWTGSARRTPSTRPPVQSPKELALTNGAVTAGDTAPVDIVKLPPMPAAEPPTEG, via the coding sequence ATGGACGTTAAGCGATACTTCCGTGCGCCGATCATGTGGATCGTGCTGGCCGTCCTCGCCGTCATCGTGCTGATGCAGGTCGTTTCGGACTCGAACGGCTACAAGACGGTGGACACCGGTCAGGTCGTCGCGGCGATCGACGCGAAGCAGGTCAAGTCCGCGCAGATCACCACCGGTGACTCGAACACGATCAAGATCCAGCTCAAGGACGGCACCACGCTGTCCAGCGCCGGCACGGGCAAGGCCCCGTCCGGCAGCAAGTTCCAGGCCTCGTACATCGGCGACCAGGGTGTCGCGATCGCCGACAAGCTGCAGGCCCAGATCAACGACAAGGACCCGAACACCCTCTCCGAGGGCTACACCATCAGCCCGGAGAAGCAGAGCACCTTCGTCAGCCTGCTGCTGTCGATGCTGCCCATCGTGATCATCGTTCTGGTCTTCCTGTTCCTGATGAACCAGATGCAGGGCGGCGGCTCGCGGGTCATGCAGTTCGGCAAGTCCAAGGCCAAGCTGCTCACCAAGGACACCCCCAAGACCACCTTCGCGGACGTCGCGGGTGCGGACGAGGCGGTCGAGGAGCTCCACGAGATCAAGGAGTTCCTGCAGGAGCCGGCCAAGTTCCAGGCCGTCGGCGCGAAGATCCCCAAGGGCGTGCTGCTGTACGGCCCGCCCGGTACCGGCAAGACCCTGCTGGCGCGTGCCGTCGCGGGCGAGGCCGGGGTGCCCTTCTACTCCATCTCCGGTTCGGACTTCGTCGAGATGTTCGTCGGTGTCGGTGCCAGCCGCGTCCGCGACCTGTTCGAGCAGGCCAAGGCGAACGCCCCGGCGATCGTCTTCGTCGACGAGATCGACGCCGTCGGCCGGCACCGCGGTGCGGGTCTGGGCGGCGGCCACGACGAGCGCGAGCAGACCCTCAACCAGCTGCTGGTCGAGATGGACGGCTTCGACGTCAAGGGCGGCGTGATCCTCATCGCCGCGACCAACCGCCCCGACATCCTGGACCCGGCGCTGCTGCGCCCGGGCCGCTTCGACCGCCAGATCGCGGTGGAGCGCCCCGACCTCCAGGGCCGTCTGGACATCCTCAAGGTGCACCAGAAGGGCAAGCCGATCGCGCCCGACGTCGACCTGTCGGCCGTCGCCAAGCGCACGCCCGGCTTCACCGGCGCGGATCTGTCGAACGTCCTCAACGAGGCCGCGCTGCTGACCGCCCGCTCGGACAAGAAGCTGATCGACAACTTCATCCTGGACGAGGCGATCGACCGCGTCGTGGCGGGTCCGCAGAAGCGCACGCGGATCATGTCCGACAAGGAGAAGAAGATCACCGCGTACCACGAGGGCGGCCACGCCCTGGTCGCGGCGGCCTGCCAGTACAGCGACCCGGTGCACAAGATCACCATCCTGTCCCGCGGCCGGGCCCTCGGCTACACCATGGTGCTGCCGGACGAGGACAAGTACTCCACCACCCGCAATGAGATGCTCGACCAGCTGGCCTACATGCTGGGCGGGCGCGCTGCGGAGGAGCTGGTCTTCCACGACCCGACCACCGGTGCCTCGAACGACATCGAGAAGGCCACCGCGACGGCGCGGGCCATGGTCACCCAGTACGGCATGACCGAGCGCCTCGGTGCGATCAAGTTCGGCACCGACAACTCGGAGCCGTTCCTGGGCCGTGAGATGGGTCACCAGCGCGACTACTCGGAAGAGGTCGCCGGGCTGGTCGACGAAGAGGTCAAGAAGCTCATCGAGAACGCGCACAACGAGGCCTGGGAGATCCTGGTCGAGAACCGCGACGTGCTCGACAACCTGGTTCTGGAGCTCCTGGAGAAGGAGACCCTGAACAAGGAGCAGATCGCCGAGATCTTCGCCCCGATCGTCAAGCGCCCGGCCCGGCCGGCCTGGACGGGCTCCGCCCGCCGGACGCCGTCCACCCGCCCGCCGGTGCAGTCGCCCAAGGAGCTGGCGCTCACCAACGGCGCCGTCACCGCCGGCGACACCGCTCCGGTCGACATCGTGAAGCTCCCGCCGATGCCGGCCGCGGAGCCGCCCACGGAGGGCTGA
- the hpt gene encoding hypoxanthine phosphoribosyltransferase, producing MDQNDMGADLAKVLISKDEIDAKLLELAERIDRDYAGKDLLIVGVLKGAVMVMADLARALHSQVTMDWMAVSSYGMGTKSSGVVRILKDLDTDIAGRDVLIVEDIIDSGLTLSWLLGNLGSRGPASLEVCTLLRKPDAAKVEIDVKYVGFDIPNEFVVGYGLDYAEKLRNLPFIGTLAPHVYGG from the coding sequence GTGGACCAGAACGACATGGGCGCTGACCTCGCGAAGGTGCTCATCAGCAAGGACGAGATCGACGCCAAGCTCCTGGAGCTGGCCGAGCGCATCGACCGGGACTACGCAGGCAAGGACCTGCTGATCGTCGGCGTCCTCAAGGGGGCCGTGATGGTCATGGCCGACCTCGCCCGGGCCCTGCACTCGCAGGTCACGATGGACTGGATGGCCGTGTCGTCGTACGGCATGGGCACCAAGTCCTCCGGCGTGGTGCGGATCCTCAAGGACCTCGACACCGACATCGCCGGCCGGGACGTCCTGATCGTCGAGGACATCATCGACTCCGGTCTGACGCTGTCCTGGCTGCTGGGCAACCTGGGCTCGCGCGGCCCGGCCTCGCTGGAGGTCTGCACCCTGCTGCGCAAGCCGGACGCGGCCAAGGTCGAGATCGACGTGAAGTACGTCGGCTTCGACATCCCGAACGAGTTCGTCGTCGGCTACGGCCTCGACTACGCGGAGAAGCTGCGCAACCTGCCGTTCATCGGTACCCTCGCCCCGCACGTCTACGGCGGCTGA